The nucleotide window TGGCCATTGTACAATAACGAGAAaatttgagagaaagagtaggataTTGTTGTGGGCGTAGGGTCAGCACCTTGCGTCATCGCAGCTCTTCACGCGCCACAGCTTTGCACGCAAAAAGACAAGAGGAAGCCAAAAGATCTTGAGAATGTTTCCACACTCTTTATTGACCGTTTTTTAAACAGCAGACCCATTACCAATTTTCTCACAGCAACATAAGGCAAGCATTCCACATTTCACCTTATGCACAGCTCTGCCTTAATTTATGGCATTTCCAATCATCCATACTCCATCGCATTATGCAATCAATGCAAAAGGTCAAGTTTCAAAACAAAAAGTGGGAGCGGGGGGAATAGAGACTAACAGGACCCTATTCCTGAGTCAGAGGGATAGTTAAGCTCTCAAAGCAGAAATACAGTTTGGAATCCCCCCTGGAGGAGGACACAAGGCATTGGGGACAGCGGGGGCAGAGAATGTCTGACAAGGCTGACCAAGATGAGGAAAAGCAAACTGggggccattaaaaaaaataattctgcaCGGCAGTTTGGACAAGCAGCCTCTCACTGTGCAAGCCAGCTCTCCACCACACATTCCTCCACAGCCCTACGGTGCTGACCGATCAGACTCCCGGATCCCTCAGCTTTGAAGCCAGCCCAGAAATTCTGCAAACCAGTGTGTTAGCCTATCTAAAGTTGGCCCCTCAAAAAGGTTGCAAAAAAGTTAGTGCCGCAAGACAAATTTCCCCCTCCCAATGGTATTGTAGAACCCCCTGGTGCCATCCGGCCCTTGAGGAAGGCGAATCACTTCTGGCCGGACACCACGAGATTCAAACATCCTTTTGGAAGGAGCCACTGAGCTCAAGGGCTCTGGTTTCAGGGAGAGGAGCTGTTGCTGATCGCAGAGTGGCCCTCGCCGCTTTGGTGGCCACAGGATTCTAGTACCAAGcccaccctcccagcaggagtcagGTGGCTTCTGTAATTCAGATGTGCCATTGCTCAGCttgggggcagagaggggagaggggcaGAGCGGCCACGGCAGTGGCTTGTGCAGCGGCAGGTGAGGACCTGTGTATGGGATGCTGAAGAAATTTGGTTTGAAGGCCTGGCCAGCAGAGTTGCAGAGGCTGGTGGTGGGCCAGACTGGAGCAGAGAAGAAATTCCGAGGCAGGATGGGAGTAGATACTGGCGTGCTGTCCGACTCCGTTGATGAGCCGTAGAAGAAGGAATCTTCGAGGACATGTTGGAGGCCTTCTGGCAACATGTTGGTCCACTTTCTTGGAGTCTTCTCCATCTCCTCGGCCTCCTCGCCATCTTCCTGATTGGGCATGTTCTTCTTTTTGGAGCCCCTTCCAGAGAGGCTGACCACTTTGACGGCTTCTCCAGGGGAGGAGACCTGGTTGTGGCCAAGCTCCTCAAAAGCCTTCCGGGTGCTCTCCAAACTCTCATACTCTATCAAGGCACAACACTTGGTCAAGAGCTCAGGGTACCGTGACGAGTACTTCTTCATGTCCGAAGGAAGCTTCTTGCCAGGTCGGAGGATGCGGATAGAGGTGATGTCACCAAAGGGGCTGAACAGCTTGGTGATCTTGTCAAGAAAGGTCATCTGGAACAGGAGTGAGCTGGAGATGGTTTGCTCATAGGGAAGGACATTCCAGGCCAGGAGCATCTTGCTTGGAGGAATGTTCACCAGATGCTCGGGGATGGGGTTCCTCCTCCGCACCTTTGTTCCTTCCTCATTGACTTCCAACAACTCCGAAAACTGCAGAGCGTAAAGGGTCACCCGCCAATCTCTGGTTAAATATTTCACCTAGTTATAAAAaggtgagtgagtgggggagAGAGTTTTAACAtgcttcacttttttaaaaaaagagaatctTTCACCTTCTGGCGAGAACTCCCTAAAGTTCTTCCACGGTTACTTGTTTCTCTAAGAGGAAAAAACAGACAAGACAGTTTTTCCTCCATATAGATAGGGTGGACACAAGGGAAGATATTTTGGAACATCTGGCAGCCCGCAGCGCACAACCCAGGAGGTGCCACCCCAGCATTCTCTACAACATCGCAAGAGATCCATGTGGTGCTGCTAATACTGGTATTTAAAAGTGGTTGGGCTAGCCCTACTGCCATTTCTAGTGGTTTcaacatgcacgcacacactatttttttaaaaggtcttaaGGGAACACAGTGCTTTGGCCTTGAGCAGGCAATGCAACTTTAAACCTTGATGGCATTACGCATTTCCTCATCTATTCAAGTATCTCTCCCGACCATAGATCTTAAGACAAGGGAGCAGTACAGCTGTCAGTAAACTGCATTTCCTATCCTGTTGCTTTCAAAGAGCAAGTTATAGTAATCAATAGGGATAGTTTCAATCACGTTAGAGCTGCCCACCATGGGTTGGCCAGGCATGCATGAGCAGCAAGCCTCAGAATCGTGTGCTTACCTCCCCTCTTTTTGAAagcttcctctcccccccataCACCCTAGTTTCCCTTAAACTCAGCCATCTGAACTAAGGATCCTGTCTTTATAGTTAATTCTGGTTGTCAGGCCATGTAGGAAGAGATGGAAGGAAGAACCTGAGGCTCGTGGTGGCTTCTTTCTGTTCATGCACAGCTTGCTAAACCATGCTTAACCATGCGTCAATCTAACATGCGATCACAGTCACAGACTTATATGGtttggaatatag belongs to Rhineura floridana isolate rRhiFlo1 chromosome 11, rRhiFlo1.hap2, whole genome shotgun sequence and includes:
- the LOC133366192 gene encoding la-related protein 6-like produces the protein MSLCNSAMALRLDSHLKRSTPVPVQGGPFSALHFFPRASRSFPLLTQEELAETLDGSPYDLSDLLSPGLFESSNCSMPDLQLIRRIVSQVEFYLSDENLSKDAFLLKHVQKNKMGFVSIKLLTSFKKVKYLTRDWRVTLYALQFSELLEVNEEGTKVRRRNPIPEHLVNIPPSKMLLAWNVLPYEQTISSSLLFQMTFLDKITKLFSPFGDITSIRILRPGKKLPSDMKKYSSRYPELLTKCCALIEYESLESTRKAFEELGHNQVSSPGEAVKVVSLSGRGSKKKNMPNQEDGEEAEEMEKTPRKWTNMLPEGLQHVLEDSFFYGSSTESDSTPVSTPILPRNFFSAPVWPTTSLCNSAGQAFKPNFFSIPYTGPHLPLHKPLPWPLCPSPLSAPKLSNGTSELQKPPDSCWEGGLGTRILWPPKRRGPLCDQQQLLSLKPEPLSSVAPSKRMFESRGVRPEVIRLPQGPDGTRGFYNTIGRGKFVLRH